The Desulfovibrio sp. TomC genome includes a window with the following:
- a CDS encoding CBS domain-containing protein, with protein MQIADIMRTTVIKVRPEAPVGHVLIWYGGMTHVFRNTYVVDHCDRLLGVVTIHSFLSTIVSPQITAQAKAGLLDGREELLDALRHNMAAISDTPVGDIMDSDYPFAHPEDLFVMANELIVERGIPAVPVIDPNGVLVGEISRRMILQFLVKNM; from the coding sequence ATGCAGATCGCCGACATCATGCGCACGACTGTCATCAAAGTCCGCCCGGAAGCGCCGGTCGGCCATGTGCTCATCTGGTACGGCGGCATGACCCACGTGTTTCGCAACACCTATGTGGTGGACCACTGCGACCGGCTGCTCGGAGTGGTGACCATCCACTCGTTTCTCTCCACCATCGTCTCGCCCCAGATCACGGCCCAGGCCAAGGCCGGGCTGCTCGACGGGCGCGAGGAACTGCTCGACGCCCTGCGCCACAACATGGCCGCCATCTCCGATACGCCGGTCGGCGACATCATGGACTCGGATTATCCCTTTGCCCACCCCGAAGACCTGTTCGTCATGGCCAACGAACTGATTGTGGAACGGGGCATCCCGGCCGTGCCGGTCATCGATCCCAACGGCGTCCTGGTCGGCGAGATCAGCCGCCGCATGATCCTGCAATTTCTCGTCAAAAATATGTAA
- a CDS encoding cupin domain-containing protein, with protein sequence MDTNPQTALATGRTIHTATGSRQAADIPWKDHPAFAGVALRHLVTAADTEGALSCHLVRLDPGASLASHVHDGQWELHEVVAGSGTASLNGAPADYLPGVAAVIPRSVPHEVTAGEQGLTLYAKFFPALL encoded by the coding sequence ATGGACACAAATCCGCAGACCGCATTGGCAACAGGCCGCACCATCCACACCGCGACCGGCAGCCGCCAGGCTGCCGACATCCCCTGGAAAGACCACCCGGCCTTTGCCGGGGTGGCCCTGCGCCATCTCGTTACCGCCGCCGATACCGAGGGGGCGCTGAGCTGCCATCTCGTGCGCCTTGATCCCGGGGCCAGCCTTGCCAGCCACGTCCATGACGGGCAATGGGAACTCCATGAGGTGGTGGCAGGCTCGGGGACGGCAAGCTTAAACGGCGCACCGGCCGACTATCTCCCGGGCGTGGCCGCCGTCATCCCCCGGAGCGTGCCCCACGAGGTCACGGCCGGCGAGCAGGGCCTCACTCTCTACGCCAAGTTCTTTCCGGCGCTGCTGTAG
- a CDS encoding helix-turn-helix domain-containing protein, protein MAVAPILTVARHPAMPGLEAVTGMGVAADIVAHAHMAVVVGLCLNGGRRILSGGGQWPIEAGQGFVVPAGVRHSCSPLDAAGHAYLALAIRPEALLRAGVASGAPEVWVRSWQGREPAALVERLAGLLAGEGDGAGEALEILAALAASLGLKPGIALPPHPATLRARAAMDADPAAAHSLSALARLAGVGETYLERVFARDVGMPVGQYLLTRRVRLAASRIADGEPLAEAALAAGFYDQSHLTRHFKQRMGVPPGGYSEERREEPAAGDKGRRCLRRPKG, encoded by the coding sequence ATGGCCGTAGCACCCATCCTGACCGTCGCCCGGCATCCGGCTATGCCGGGACTTGAGGCCGTGACCGGGATGGGTGTGGCCGCCGACATCGTGGCCCATGCCCACATGGCCGTGGTGGTGGGGCTGTGTTTGAACGGCGGACGACGCATCCTGTCCGGGGGCGGCCAGTGGCCCATCGAGGCCGGGCAAGGCTTTGTGGTGCCGGCCGGGGTCCGCCACAGCTGTTCGCCGCTGGATGCGGCCGGGCACGCCTATCTGGCCCTGGCCATCCGGCCGGAAGCGTTGCTGCGGGCCGGGGTGGCGTCAGGCGCGCCGGAAGTCTGGGTGCGCTCGTGGCAGGGGCGGGAGCCGGCCGCATTGGTTGAGCGGCTGGCCGGCCTCCTGGCCGGGGAAGGGGACGGAGCCGGCGAGGCCCTGGAGATACTGGCCGCCCTGGCCGCCAGCCTTGGCCTCAAACCGGGCATTGCCCTGCCGCCCCATCCGGCCACGCTGCGGGCCAGGGCGGCCATGGACGCCGATCCGGCCGCTGCCCACAGCCTGTCTGCCCTGGCCCGGCTGGCCGGGGTCGGGGAAACCTATCTGGAGCGGGTTTTTGCCCGCGATGTCGGAATGCCCGTGGGCCAATATCTGCTCACCCGCCGGGTCCGGCTGGCCGCCTCGCGCATTGCCGACGGCGAACCCCTGGCCGAGGCCGCCCTGGCCGCCGGCTTTTACGACCAGAGCCACCTGACCCGCCATTTTAAGCAACGCATGGGCGTCCCCCCGGGGGGGTATAGCGAGGAGAGACGGGAAGAGCCGGCGGCCGGGGATAAAGGCAGAAGATGCCTCCGGCGGCCAAAGGGGTGA
- a CDS encoding mechanosensitive ion channel family protein: MPTGPLSLLASLTGLSHAVVALGARLAAALAVFLAVTLALRLLCRRNVISCSLGGLVKWLCGLGLLWLLQWSLPDGATGKGQTAFSLAALVILWMIARHGVDFFFLKISPVRGDGKPGRHILQDLTKFLILAVLAGWGMRDILDIQLGPLLTSSAILTAVIGLSMQDTIGSLFSGLLLQMEKPFQEGDWIRVGDVEGKVTEVTWRYTKVVTLDANAVLLPNNTVAKERLVNYDRPASHLRQIISIPAPVDAPPVAVKSAILTALRRAEGVLRDPAPAARLQEIQADRIVYVAVYYIAAFNARLASIDAVLSAVWYQFMEQGIPIPPPLRQIVMTKPATQTVASPEQLAALAEVGLLAGMAEADRRLLMRASVSRTFSPGQTVMAKGETGTTMNIILSGLVGVYLNDRELARLSAGQIFGEMALLTGEPRQADVRALEPTVCLVVDREGFRMVLARHPVVVDRVRAIFETRAAANHASSNPDATAEAMSLFARFRNLFL, translated from the coding sequence TTGCCCACTGGCCCTTTGTCCCTGCTGGCCAGCCTGACTGGCCTGAGCCACGCCGTTGTGGCCCTCGGCGCGCGCCTGGCCGCCGCCCTGGCCGTCTTTCTGGCCGTGACCCTGGCCCTTCGCCTGCTTTGCCGCCGCAACGTCATTAGCTGCTCGTTGGGGGGGCTCGTCAAGTGGCTTTGCGGACTTGGACTTTTGTGGCTGCTCCAGTGGAGCCTGCCGGACGGCGCGACCGGCAAGGGGCAAACCGCCTTTTCCCTGGCCGCCCTGGTCATCCTCTGGATGATCGCCCGCCACGGCGTGGACTTTTTCTTCTTAAAAATTTCTCCGGTCCGGGGCGACGGCAAACCCGGCCGCCACATCCTCCAGGATCTTACCAAGTTTCTCATCCTGGCGGTCCTGGCCGGCTGGGGCATGCGGGACATTCTCGACATTCAGCTCGGACCGCTGCTCACCTCCTCGGCCATCTTGACCGCCGTCATCGGCCTGTCCATGCAGGACACCATCGGCAGTCTCTTTTCCGGCCTGCTCCTGCAAATGGAAAAGCCCTTCCAGGAGGGCGACTGGATTCGCGTGGGCGATGTGGAAGGCAAGGTGACCGAGGTGACCTGGCGCTATACCAAGGTCGTGACCCTGGACGCCAACGCCGTGCTGTTGCCCAACAACACCGTGGCCAAGGAACGTCTGGTCAACTACGACCGGCCGGCCTCCCATCTGCGCCAGATCATCAGTATTCCGGCCCCGGTGGATGCGCCGCCCGTGGCCGTCAAATCGGCCATCCTGACTGCCCTTCGCCGGGCCGAGGGCGTGCTGCGCGACCCGGCCCCGGCCGCCCGGCTCCAGGAAATCCAGGCTGACCGCATCGTCTACGTCGCCGTCTACTACATCGCCGCCTTCAACGCCCGGCTGGCCTCCATCGACGCCGTCCTGTCCGCCGTCTGGTACCAGTTCATGGAGCAGGGCATCCCCATCCCGCCCCCCCTGCGCCAGATCGTCATGACCAAGCCCGCGACCCAAACCGTGGCCTCCCCGGAACAGCTCGCCGCCTTGGCCGAGGTGGGGCTGCTCGCCGGCATGGCCGAAGCGGACCGGCGTCTGCTCATGCGGGCTTCGGTGTCCCGGACGTTTTCCCCGGGCCAGACGGTCATGGCCAAGGGCGAGACCGGCACCACCATGAACATCATCCTGTCCGGACTGGTCGGGGTGTACTTAAACGATCGGGAACTGGCCCGACTGTCGGCCGGGCAGATTTTCGGCGAAATGGCGCTTCTGACCGGTGAACCCCGGCAGGCCGATGTACGCGCCCTGGAACCAACCGTGTGTCTGGTGGTCGACCGCGAGGGCTTCCGCATGGTCCTGGCCCGCCATCCCGTGGTGGTCGACCGCGTGCGGGCCATTTTCGAGACCCGGGCCGCCGCCAACCACGCCTCCTCCAACCCCGACGCAACCGCCGAGGCGATGAGCCTTTTCGCCCGGTTCAGGAACCTGTTTCTATGA
- a CDS encoding TatD family hydrolase: MSKKKAERPDPTSLGLARVGVESHAHLDGEDFSPEELGDVLDRAAAAGLAQVGNVFLGPAAYQANRGLFANRPEVFFLMGIHPCDAAKAPAGAVAAMEAAFRADPNLRAVGEIGLDYHWDATTAELQKALFRDQLALARERNLPVAVHSREAEADTLAILDDLGFPGRPLVWHCFGGDAALAREITSRGYHISIPGPVTYRKNTALAEAVAGLDTARLLLETDAPYLTPEPWRGKRNEPALIVFTARRVAELLDLPVADLWQLAGDNARAFFRL, encoded by the coding sequence GTGTCGAAGAAAAAAGCAGAACGCCCTGATCCGACAAGCCTCGGTCTGGCCCGGGTGGGGGTGGAAAGCCATGCCCACCTCGACGGCGAGGACTTTTCGCCCGAGGAACTCGGGGACGTCCTTGACCGGGCGGCGGCGGCCGGTCTGGCCCAGGTGGGCAACGTGTTTCTGGGGCCGGCGGCCTATCAGGCCAACCGGGGGCTGTTTGCCAACCGGCCCGAGGTCTTTTTCCTGATGGGCATCCACCCCTGCGATGCGGCTAAGGCCCCGGCCGGGGCGGTTGCAGCCATGGAAGCGGCTTTTCGGGCCGATCCCAACCTGCGGGCCGTGGGCGAGATCGGACTCGACTACCACTGGGACGCCACCACGGCCGAGCTGCAAAAGGCGCTTTTTCGGGACCAGCTGGCCCTGGCCCGGGAGCGTAACCTGCCGGTCGCCGTCCACAGCCGCGAGGCCGAGGCCGACACCCTGGCCATCCTCGACGACCTGGGCTTTCCCGGCCGGCCGCTGGTGTGGCACTGCTTTGGCGGCGACGCCGCCCTGGCCCGGGAAATCACCTCGCGCGGCTACCATATCTCCATTCCCGGTCCCGTGACCTATCGCAAGAACACCGCCCTGGCCGAGGCCGTGGCCGGCCTGGATACGGCCCGTCTGCTCCTTGAGACCGATGCCCCGTACCTGACGCCCGAACCCTGGCGCGGCAAACGCAACGAACCGGCCCTGATCGTGTTTACGGCCCGGCGCGTGGCCGAATTGCTGGACCTGCCCGTGGCCGATCTCTGGCAGTTGGCCGGGGACAATGCCCGGGCTTTTTTCCGGTTGTGA
- a CDS encoding response regulator transcription factor, with the protein MKSVLVVDDDPSIRALIRLYLESTGYGVIEAADGRRAMAVLDGQAVDLVILDIFMPEMDGLEVLQVLRGHSESCKVMAISGGSAKIGMDLLGHATIFGADAVLEKPFGEATLLGKVAGLIGPAAE; encoded by the coding sequence GTGAAATCCGTACTGGTTGTGGACGATGATCCGAGTATCCGGGCGTTGATCCGGTTGTATCTGGAGAGCACCGGCTATGGCGTTATCGAGGCTGCCGACGGGCGACGGGCCATGGCGGTCCTGGACGGGCAGGCCGTGGACCTGGTTATTCTCGACATCTTCATGCCGGAGATGGATGGGTTGGAAGTCTTGCAGGTGCTGCGCGGCCACAGCGAGAGCTGCAAGGTCATGGCCATCTCGGGCGGATCCGCCAAGATCGGCATGGACCTGCTTGGCCATGCCACCATTTTCGGGGCCGACGCCGTGCTGGAAAAACCCTTCGGCGAGGCCACACTGCTTGGCAAAGTGGCCGGGCTGATCGGACCGGCGGCCGAGTAG
- a CDS encoding response regulator — protein MSQTLAPPRLLIVDDNRDNLALIRLFLESDHFSIDEAVNGARAVELFTANAYDLVLMDLEMPIVDGYEATRRIRALEQARGTTPVPILALTAHALDEHRLRCQEAGFTDFLVKPVRKAAMLGVLLGHLGRNEPLPVQPDAATRGDAPDPARLAALLPVFYDVSRQALEAVQTALRAGDLEAVRAQGHRLKGSAGSYGFSELAQAGAALERAGEQGDRVAAGTAWEWASALLAKARLDWPA, from the coding sequence ATGTCCCAAACTCTCGCCCCACCCAGACTCCTCATTGTTGACGACAACCGCGACAATCTGGCGCTTATCCGCCTGTTTCTGGAAAGCGACCACTTCAGCATCGATGAGGCGGTAAACGGCGCCCGGGCGGTGGAGCTTTTCACGGCCAATGCCTACGATCTGGTGCTGATGGATCTGGAGATGCCGATTGTCGACGGCTATGAGGCCACCCGGCGCATCCGGGCCTTGGAGCAGGCCCGGGGCACTACGCCCGTGCCCATCCTGGCCCTGACGGCCCATGCCCTGGACGAACACCGGCTGCGCTGCCAGGAGGCGGGCTTTACCGATTTTCTGGTCAAACCGGTCCGCAAAGCGGCCATGCTGGGTGTATTGCTGGGCCACCTCGGACGGAACGAACCACTGCCGGTCCAACCCGATGCAGCCACGCGCGGCGACGCCCCGGATCCAGCCCGGCTGGCGGCACTGCTGCCTGTCTTTTACGATGTTTCCCGGCAGGCTCTGGAGGCGGTCCAGACGGCGCTGCGCGCCGGCGACCTGGAGGCGGTCCGCGCCCAGGGGCACAGGCTCAAGGGATCAGCCGGTTCGTACGGCTTTTCCGAACTGGCCCAGGCCGGCGCCGCCCTGGAACGGGCCGGAGAGCAGGGAGACAGGGTTGCCGCCGGCACGGCCTGGGAGTGGGCGTCGGCCCTGCTCGCCAAGGCCCGCCTCGACTGGCCGGCCTGA
- a CDS encoding DUF4911 domain-containing protein: MSRRNRPLRRRRHPTPVISARLYVRLLPKHVALLTFLLQAEDNLAVPTVVDRFAAVVRLLYSPDEAGRVEGFLRDLTDMCPEATICLRP, from the coding sequence GTGAGCCGTCGCAACCGGCCGCTGCGCCGCCGCCGCCATCCGACGCCAGTCATCTCGGCCCGGCTCTATGTGCGCCTGCTCCCCAAACATGTGGCGCTACTCACCTTTCTGCTCCAGGCCGAGGACAATCTGGCCGTGCCCACGGTGGTGGACCGTTTCGCCGCCGTGGTGCGCCTCCTCTACAGCCCGGACGAGGCCGGCCGGGTGGAAGGCTTTCTGCGCGATTTAACCGACATGTGCCCGGAAGCCACGATCTGCCTGCGCCCGTAA
- a CDS encoding M24 family metallopeptidase → MNIPSDSALYAARRDRLRRTLGALGHEALLISHAANRYYLSGFELHDPQCNESAGYLCVTADGPDFLFTDARYRDAALRLWPEADLCIYGAGRFAAIAGFLKDRGVRRLAFEASSLSFDTHARLAEQIPLQAAGMLVEPLRLRKDAGEIERMRRSAAINHGVMASLPGILLPGRTEGQAAWEIEKRFRDLGASELAFAPIVAVDANAALPHAIPGETVIADGCLVLVDVGGRAFDYCSDQTRTVWVGDTPPERFATMLSRVKAAQAAALDRLGPGMSFREAYALAREVFVREGVAERFTHSLGHGIGLETHEGPSLNPSADGLLEPGMVVTVEPGLYYPEWGGARWEHMALITETGCETL, encoded by the coding sequence GTGAACATCCCTTCCGACAGCGCCCTGTACGCCGCCCGGCGCGACCGCCTGCGCCGCACCCTCGGAGCCTTGGGCCATGAGGCCCTGCTTATTTCCCACGCCGCCAACCGCTATTACCTGAGCGGTTTTGAGCTCCACGATCCCCAATGCAACGAATCGGCCGGCTACCTGTGCGTCACGGCCGACGGTCCGGATTTTCTTTTTACCGACGCCCGCTACCGGGACGCGGCTCTGCGCCTGTGGCCCGAGGCTGATCTATGCATCTACGGGGCCGGCCGCTTTGCCGCCATTGCCGGTTTTCTCAAGGATCGGGGCGTGCGCCGGCTGGCCTTTGAGGCCTCGAGCCTGTCCTTTGACACCCACGCCCGACTGGCCGAGCAGATCCCGCTGCAAGCTGCCGGGATGCTGGTCGAGCCGCTTCGCCTGCGCAAAGATGCCGGCGAGATCGAGCGAATGCGCCGCTCGGCCGCCATCAACCACGGGGTCATGGCCAGCCTGCCGGGCATCCTCCTGCCGGGGCGCACCGAAGGACAGGCCGCCTGGGAAATCGAGAAGCGCTTTCGGGACCTTGGGGCCAGCGAACTGGCCTTTGCCCCCATTGTGGCCGTCGACGCCAACGCCGCCCTGCCCCACGCCATTCCGGGCGAGACCGTCATCGCCGACGGCTGTCTGGTCCTGGTGGATGTGGGCGGCCGGGCCTTTGACTACTGTTCGGACCAGACCCGCACCGTCTGGGTGGGAGATACGCCGCCCGAGCGTTTTGCCACCATGCTCTCCCGGGTCAAGGCCGCCCAGGCCGCAGCCCTGGACCGGCTCGGGCCGGGCATGAGCTTTCGGGAGGCCTATGCCCTGGCCCGGGAAGTCTTTGTCCGGGAAGGCGTGGCCGAGCGGTTCACCCACTCCCTGGGGCACGGCATTGGCCTGGAGACCCACGAGGGGCCAAGCCTCAACCCTTCGGCCGACGGCCTGCTCGAACCGGGCATGGTGGTGACGGTGGAGCCGGGGTTGTACTATCCCGAGTGGGGCGGCGCCCGGTGGGAGCATATGGCCCTTATCACCGAAACCGGCTGCGAGACCCTGTGA
- a CDS encoding protoporphyrinogen/coproporphyrinogen oxidase — protein sequence MHVKYLIIGAGPTGLGAANRLAELGENDFLVLERQPYVGGLAASFTDPAGFTWDVGGHVVFSHYQAFDRLLEELLGDEILRHQRESWIRVAQTFVPYPFQNNIRRLPPDLVWECVEGLLAAGREAQTGVHSAPPAHFGEWIDRVFGPGIARLFMTPYNFKVWAHPAETMSHRWIGERVSVVDAARVIKNIIYAADDVAWGPNNTFSFPLSGGTGEIFRRLGARFADRLRLGEPVRRIDAAGKTVLTGSGETVAYDHLLSTGPLDMLVAEQLTDASETMRRAAAHLKHSGSHIHGLGFAGASPDPRCWMYFPEADCPFYRVTNFHIYSPNNTPDPDGLTARSRALMTETSFSAYKPADPATLTARTLEGLVATTLIAPEDLARRKATWEMRVDYAYPIPCLDRDAALAVLQPELERRGIQSRGRFGGWKYEVGNMDHSIMQGIEWAERLALGRPETVYTL from the coding sequence ATGCACGTCAAATATCTGATCATCGGAGCCGGACCGACCGGCCTAGGCGCGGCCAACCGGCTGGCCGAGCTCGGCGAAAACGACTTCCTGGTCCTGGAGCGCCAGCCCTACGTCGGCGGACTGGCCGCCAGCTTCACCGACCCGGCCGGCTTCACCTGGGACGTGGGCGGGCACGTGGTTTTTTCCCACTATCAGGCCTTTGACCGATTGCTCGAGGAACTGCTTGGCGACGAAATCCTGCGCCACCAGCGCGAATCCTGGATTCGCGTGGCCCAGACTTTTGTCCCCTACCCTTTCCAAAACAACATCCGCCGCCTGCCGCCCGATCTGGTTTGGGAATGCGTCGAAGGCCTGCTGGCCGCCGGACGCGAGGCCCAAACAGGCGTCCACTCTGCCCCACCGGCCCATTTCGGGGAATGGATTGACCGGGTGTTTGGTCCGGGCATCGCCCGGCTGTTCATGACCCCCTATAATTTCAAAGTCTGGGCCCATCCGGCCGAGACCATGTCCCACCGTTGGATCGGCGAACGGGTGTCGGTGGTGGACGCCGCCCGGGTGATCAAAAACATCATCTATGCCGCCGACGACGTGGCCTGGGGTCCCAACAACACCTTCAGCTTTCCCCTGTCCGGCGGCACCGGCGAGATTTTTCGCCGCCTGGGCGCACGGTTTGCCGACCGGCTGCGCCTGGGCGAACCGGTCCGGCGCATCGACGCAGCCGGCAAAACCGTACTGACCGGCTCGGGCGAGACCGTCGCCTACGACCATCTCCTCTCCACCGGCCCTCTGGACATGCTGGTCGCCGAGCAACTGACCGACGCCAGCGAAACCATGCGCCGGGCCGCAGCCCACCTCAAGCACAGCGGCTCCCACATCCACGGCCTGGGCTTTGCCGGAGCCAGCCCCGATCCCCGCTGCTGGATGTATTTCCCGGAAGCGGACTGTCCCTTTTACCGGGTCACCAACTTTCACATCTATTCGCCCAACAACACCCCGGACCCGGACGGCCTGACCGCGCGCAGCCGGGCGCTGATGACCGAGACGAGCTTTTCCGCCTACAAGCCGGCCGATCCGGCCACGCTGACGGCCAGGACCCTGGAAGGGCTGGTGGCCACCACCCTCATCGCCCCCGAGGATCTGGCTCGGCGCAAGGCCACCTGGGAGATGCGGGTGGACTATGCCTACCCCATTCCCTGCCTGGACCGCGACGCCGCCCTGGCCGTGCTCCAGCCGGAATTGGAGCGCCGGGGCATCCAGTCCCGGGGGCGCTTTGGCGGCTGGAAATACGAGGTCGGCAACATGGACCATTCCATCATGCAGGGCATCGAGTGGGCCGAACGGCTGGCGCTTGGCCGGCCGGAAACCGTCTATACCCTGTGA
- a CDS encoding RNA recognition motif domain-containing protein, with amino-acid sequence MSKNIYVGNLPFRTTEESVRDLFGRYGAVQSVKLISDRETGKPRGFGFVEMDDDNAANEAIQALDGAEFEGRSLKVNEAKPRAPRPPRRPDW; translated from the coding sequence ATGTCCAAAAACATCTATGTTGGCAACCTGCCCTTCCGCACCACCGAGGAAAGTGTCCGTGACCTGTTTGGCCGTTATGGGGCCGTGCAATCCGTCAAACTGATTTCCGACCGCGAGACTGGCAAACCGCGCGGCTTCGGATTCGTGGAGATGGATGACGACAACGCCGCCAACGAGGCTATCCAGGCTCTGGACGGGGCCGAGTTCGAGGGTCGCAGCCTCAAGGTCAACGAGGCCAAACCCCGCGCTCCGCGTCCCCCCCGCCGCCCGGACTGGTAA
- a CDS encoding tetratricopeptide repeat protein yields the protein MAAKLEAERFAVAASLRESYKMGIGTTTKEGERVLYYYAEKTPETGIRIQALNGNSVPSGEVTPVTEEEFLSKFKPEPLLYYNLVKPRMESMQLELARGEKHLEAGRLERAEESFQKALEYDAENLRAIFGLGNAYLAGGKLDEAREIFDKIMGIDLAFGPDNKFLFNEFGIRMRKAGLLPLARDYYRKALSVSENDENLLFNFGRVLYELQEFTGAVEAAEQCLAINPGFLIAGKLAKAARKAAVAAAQAMGDAPSGA from the coding sequence ATGGCAGCCAAGCTGGAAGCAGAGCGTTTTGCCGTGGCCGCGTCGCTTCGGGAGTCCTACAAGATGGGGATCGGGACCACCACCAAGGAAGGTGAGCGGGTGCTGTATTACTATGCCGAAAAAACACCCGAGACCGGTATCCGGATTCAGGCCTTAAACGGCAACAGCGTGCCCAGCGGCGAAGTGACGCCAGTGACCGAGGAGGAGTTTTTAAGCAAGTTCAAGCCCGAGCCTCTGCTGTACTACAATCTGGTCAAGCCGCGCATGGAGTCCATGCAGCTGGAGCTGGCGCGCGGCGAGAAGCACCTGGAGGCCGGGCGGCTGGAGCGGGCCGAGGAATCGTTTCAAAAGGCCCTGGAATATGATGCGGAGAACCTGCGGGCCATTTTCGGCCTGGGCAACGCCTATCTGGCCGGGGGCAAGCTCGACGAGGCCCGGGAGATTTTCGACAAGATCATGGGCATTGATCTGGCCTTTGGGCCGGACAATAAATTTCTGTTCAATGAATTCGGCATCCGGATGCGCAAGGCCGGCCTGCTGCCCCTGGCCCGGGATTATTACCGCAAGGCGCTTTCGGTCAGCGAGAACGACGAAAACCTGCTGTTCAACTTTGGCCGGGTGCTCTACGAGTTGCAAGAATTTACCGGGGCGGTGGAGGCGGCCGAGCAGTGTCTGGCCATCAACCCGGGGTTCCTTATTGCCGGCAAACTGGCCAAGGCCGCCCGCAAGGCGGCTGTCGCTGCGGCTCAGGCCATGGGCGACGCGCCGTCCGGGGCCTGA